Proteins from a single region of Caloramator sp. E03:
- a CDS encoding ACT domain-containing protein — MKAFVTVIGKDKIGIIQAITSVLSQNNVNILDINQTLLQDYFTMIMFVDLEKMAIDFEKLKEKLENKAKEIGVSVRIQREDLFRYMHEI, encoded by the coding sequence ATGAAAGCATTTGTCACAGTAATAGGAAAAGATAAGATAGGTATTATTCAAGCTATAACATCTGTACTTTCTCAAAATAATGTAAATATACTTGATATAAACCAGACACTTTTACAAGATTATTTTACAATGATTATGTTTGTTGATCTTGAAAAAATGGCAATTGATTTTGAAAAGTTAAAAGAAAAACTTGAAAATAAAGCAAAGGAGATAGGAGTTTCAGTTAGGATACAGCGTGAAGATTTGTTCAGATATATGCATGAAATATAA